One part of the Flavobacterium johnsoniae UW101 genome encodes these proteins:
- a CDS encoding endonuclease/exonuclease/phosphatase family protein — protein sequence MKKIFFILSVLSSGVLFSQSEAQEKTELTFATYNVSMESDNYSPKGAMGKSEQILIYQLNSGVNAQIRNIAHIIQTVRPDVILLNEFDYIKDPELGVKAFIKNYLNVSQGGAVAIDYPYYYYSTVNTGQPSPYDLNNDGKLNNFGNDAWGFGMYPGQYGMMLLSKYPIDVNAVRTFQHFKWKDMPGALLTKKADGSDWYSKKAWKEFPLSSKSHWDVPVEVGNKTVHVLVSHPTPPTFDGEEDRNGKRNHDEIRFWRDYISDNSASYIYDDKGVKGGLSPDSRFVIMGDQNASPVEGNAIREGIKSLIDSPKINSDFTPASKGGAAYSPENPFGVNHTAFWRMRADYVLPSRLGFKVVNSGVFWPAKGEPMSELVEKRESSSDHRLVWVKMILE from the coding sequence TGAACTTACATTTGCTACCTATAATGTAAGTATGGAATCTGATAATTATTCTCCCAAAGGTGCAATGGGAAAATCGGAGCAAATATTGATTTATCAGCTTAATTCAGGGGTTAATGCTCAAATCAGAAATATTGCCCACATTATTCAGACCGTTAGGCCAGACGTTATTTTGCTAAACGAATTTGATTATATTAAAGACCCTGAACTTGGTGTAAAGGCGTTTATAAAAAATTATTTGAATGTGAGCCAAGGCGGGGCAGTGGCCATTGATTATCCTTACTACTATTATTCGACAGTGAATACTGGCCAGCCAAGTCCTTACGATTTGAACAATGATGGAAAGTTGAATAATTTTGGAAATGATGCATGGGGATTTGGTATGTACCCTGGACAATATGGGATGATGCTTTTGTCTAAATATCCTATTGATGTTAACGCGGTTCGTACTTTTCAACATTTTAAATGGAAAGATATGCCGGGAGCATTGCTTACCAAAAAAGCAGATGGATCAGATTGGTACAGTAAGAAAGCATGGAAAGAATTTCCATTATCTTCAAAATCGCACTGGGATGTTCCTGTAGAGGTTGGTAATAAAACAGTTCACGTTTTAGTTAGTCATCCAACTCCTCCTACTTTTGATGGTGAAGAAGATCGAAATGGAAAAAGAAATCATGATGAGATCCGATTTTGGAGAGATTATATTTCAGACAATTCGGCTTCGTATATTTATGATGATAAAGGGGTAAAAGGAGGTTTGTCTCCTGATTCTCGATTTGTTATAATGGGTGATCAAAACGCTTCACCAGTTGAAGGAAACGCTATTAGAGAAGGTATAAAGTCTTTAATAGACAGTCCGAAAATTAATAGTGACTTTACGCCAGCCAGTAAAGGTGGTGCTGCATATAGTCCAGAAAATCCTTTTGGAGTTAATCATACAGCCTTTTGGAGAATGCGAGCTGATTATGTATTGCCATCCAGACTTGGTTTTAAAGTTGTTAATAGCGGTGTATTTTGGCCTGCAAAAGGTGAACCAATGTCAGAATTAGTTGAAAAACGAGAATCAAGTTCAGATCATCGTTTGGTTTGGGTAAAGATGATCTTAGAATAA